From Rhinoraja longicauda isolate Sanriku21f chromosome 30, sRhiLon1.1, whole genome shotgun sequence, a single genomic window includes:
- the ddost gene encoding dolichyl-diphosphooligosaccharide--protein glycosyltransferase 48 kDa subunit, which yields MAEGRGRSSMVGMGMAASWASAPLLLLFVSLGSAADGAGRMLVLLENTNMKETHSMYFMSLADLGFNLTFKISDDPGLSLIKHGEFLYDHLIIFSPSVEDFGGNINVDTIATFIDGGGNVLVAASSDIGDPLRELGSECGIEFDEEKTLVIDHHNYDISDPGQHTLIIADNEQLLKAPTIVGKHPTNPLLFQGVGMLADPDNPLILDILTGSSSSYSFFPDKPVTQYPHAVGKNTLLIAGLQARNNARAVFSGSIDFFSDAFFNSPVQKAVAGAKRFSKNGNFELAIALSRWVFKEEGVLRVGKVSHHPIGETSPPNAYTITDLVEYSIVIEKLSEGKWIPFDGDDIQLEFVRIDPFVRTYLRKNGGKYTVQFKLPDVYGVFQFKVDYNRLGFTQLYSSTQVSVRPLQHTQYERFIPSAYPYYASSFSMMIGLFLFSVVFLHMKEKEKSE from the exons ATGGCGGAGGGTCGGGGCCGGAGCTCcatggtggggatggggatggcagCGAGTTGGGCCTCAGCGCCCCTGCTTCTCTTGTTCGTCTCCCTGGGGTCGGCGGCGGACGGGGCCGGGCGGATGCTGGTGCTTTTGGAGAACACCAATATGAAGGAGACGCACTCCATGTACTTCATGAGCCTGGCGG ATCTTGGGTTCAATTTGACTTTCAAGATTTCAGATGATCCTGGTTTGTCTCTGATTAAACATGGAGAATTCCTGTATGATCACCTCATTATATTTTCACCATCTGTGGAAG ATTTTGGAGGCAACATTAATGTTGACACCATTGCAACATTCATTGATGGAGGTGGAAATGTACTGGTCGCTGCAAGCTCTGACATTG GGGATCCTTTACGAGAGCTGGGTAGCGAGTGTGGGATTGAATTTGACGAGGAAAAGACCTTGGTTATTGACCATCACAACTACGATATTTCTGATCCTGGTCAG CACACCCTGATCATTGCCGACAATGAACAACTGCTGAAAGCTCCCACTATTGTGGGGAAGCATCCAACAAATCCTCTTTTATTCCAAGGCGTTGG TATGTTGGCAGATCCTGATAATCCTCTGATCTTGGATATTCTGACCGGATCCTCCAGCtcttattccttctttccagacaaACCAGTGACACAG TATCCTCATGCGGTGGGGAAGAATACCTTGCTGATTGCTGGACTCCAAGCACGGAACAACGCACGTGCTGTCTTCAGTGGATCTATCGATTTCTTCAGCGATGCCTTCTTTAACTCCCCCGTGCAAAAAGCAGTCGCGGGAGCTAAGCG ATTTTCAAAAAATGGGAACTTTGAATTGGCAATAGCACTGTCACGCTGGGTATTCAAAGAAGAAGGCGTTCTCCGTGTTGGAAAGGTGTCTCACCACCCGATTGGTGAAACCAGTCCACCAAATGCTTATACCATAACTGATCTGGTG GAATACAGCATTGTTATCGAGAAACTCTCAGAAGGAAAATGGATCCCGTTTGATGGGGATGACATTCAACTGGAGTTTGTTCGTATTGATCCTTTTGTTAGAACCTACCTAAGGAAAAATG GTGGTAAATACACTGTACAGTTCAAACTGCCTGATGTTTATGGTGTGTTCCAGTTTAAAGTGGATTATAACAGGCTTGGATTCACCCAACTGTACTCCTCCACTCAG GTATCTGTGCGTCCTCTTCAACACACTCAGTATGAACGTTTCATCCCGTCTGCCTACCCTTACTACGCCAGCTCCTTCTCCATGATGATTGGCCTTTTCTTGTTCTCGGTGGTCTTCTTGCacatgaaagagaaagagaagtcCGAGTGA